GCCGAGTTCGAGTCTTTCCTCAAGGACGTCCCCGACAGTTCGGCCGGCTACTATAACCTGGGCCGGAACTACTACAACAAGGGGGAATTGGATAAAGCGATCGCCGCTTTTGCCCGGGCGGTCGAGATCGACCCCGAAGATGACCGGTCGCGCAAGAATTTAATGACCCTCGAGGAGTTGAAGAACAAGTTTTTCTAAGCCGATGCTAAAACTTTTGCTGGCAACTTTAATAATGCCCGGGTTTCTCTTCACCGCAGTGATGGGGCTGCTGGCGACCTGGGTTGACCGAAAAGTGACCGCCCGGCTGCAATACCGGGTCGGGCCACCCTGGTTCCAACCTTTTGCTGATGTGGCCAAACTGCTGGGGAAAGAGACGATGGTCCCGGAAGGGGCCTCCCGGCTGGTCTTTCTCGGTGCGCCGCTCCTCGGCCTGGCGGCTGTTACTTTCGTTGGCACGATGCTCTGGACGCTGAACGTTGACCGTTCGGCCAGCTTTGTCGGTGACTTGATCGTCCTCATCTATTTACTGACCCTGCCGTCGCTGGCGGTGATCATCGGGGCCTCGGCCTCGCGCAATCCACTGGCGGCGCTCGGGGCTAGCCGCGAGATGAAGCTGATCCTGGCTTACGAACTCTCCTTTATTCTGGCGGTCTTTACTGTTGTCCTGAAAACGGGGACCCTGTTGATCGGCGGGATCGTCAATTACCAGGCGGTCCACGGCCTGACGATCACCTCTCTCTCCGGAGCGATCGCTTTCCTGGTCGCTCTCCTGGTCATCCAGGCCAAACTAGGAGCGGTCCCGTTCGACATCCCGGAAGCGGAACAGGAGCTCGCCGGTGGGGCCTTCATTGAATATTCCGGTCCGGCGCTGGCCGTTTTCCGCCTGACCCGGGCGATGCTTTACTTTATCCTGCCAAGTTTATTGGTCACGCTCTTTCTCGGCGGGATCGATGTCTGGTTCATCGTCAAATATATAGCCGTCCTGACCCTGGTCATCC
This window of the Candidatus Margulisiibacteriota bacterium genome carries:
- a CDS encoding complex I subunit 1 family protein, yielding MLKLLLATLIMPGFLFTAVMGLLATWVDRKVTARLQYRVGPPWFQPFADVAKLLGKETMVPEGASRLVFLGAPLLGLAAVTFVGTMLWTLNVDRSASFVGDLIVLIYLLTLPSLAVIIGASASRNPLAALGASREMKLILAYELSFILAVFTVVLKTGTLLIGGIVNYQAVHGLTITSLSGAIAFLVALLVIQAKLGAVPFDIPEAEQELAGGAFIEYSGPALAVFRLTRAMLYFILPSLLVTLFLGGIDVWFIVKYIAVLTLVILIKNTNPRLRIDQAIRFFWGPVTVVAMIGFALALAGW